Proteins encoded within one genomic window of Cryptococcus tetragattii IND107 chromosome 12, whole genome shotgun sequence:
- a CDS encoding N-acetylglucosamine-6-phosphate deacetylase — MSDIVRFTNGYLAMPDGTAVKADLYISSSSGKIISGQSSFYSNHSPCRTVDLQGNLLSPGLIDIQINGAWRVDFSELDVQAGEEGEQKYVQGLERVARRLAQYGTTSFVPTIITQNQELYSKLLRLLCPRSSPGSSHILGYHAEGPFLSPIRKGAHSSTLLLTASPTSPIFPPGASDTSPMKALETVYGKEGLDQQGVKIITLAPDVDGVMDCIEPLTERGVVVSVGHSDAALEQAEEAFDKGARMITHLFNAMPPIHHRDPGVVGMLGHPTRRPYFGIIVDGLHSHPNTVRMAYGACKEGCVLVSDAQSIMDPSQPDGVIDWRPGLRFRKEGLKVLVDGTSTLADGRGDGP; from the exons ATGTCGGATATAGTTAGGTTCACCAATGGTTACTTGGCAATGCCAGACGGCACA GCCGTCAAAGCAGACCTCtacatctcatcttcctctggcAAGATCATCTCTGGCCAATCCTCGTTCTATTCCAACCACTCCCCATGTCGGACCGTCGACTTGCAGGgcaatctcctctctccagGATTGATCGATATACAGATCAACGGTGCTTGGCGCGTAGATTTTTCAGAGCTGGATGTTCAagctggggaagagggtgagcaAAAGTATGTCCAGGGGCTGGAGAGAGTAGCGAGGCGGTTGGCCCAATATGGAACTACGAGTTTTGTACCGACCATCATCACGCAGAATCAAGAACTTTATAGCAAA CTTCTTCGACTCCTCTGCCCTCGTTCCTCACCTGGATCTTCCCATATCCTAGGTTACCACGCCGAAGGCCCTTTCCTTTCGCCTATCCGTAAAGGCGCACATTCTTCAACCCTCCTCTTAACCGCCTCTCCCACTTCTCCCATATTTCCCCCGGGGGCTTCTGATACATCACCCATGAAAGCTCTTGAGACCGTCTacgggaaagaagggctCGATCAGCAAGGCGTAAAGATCATCACCTTGGCACCGGATGTAGATGGAGTTATGGATTGTATTGAACCACTGACAGAAAGAGGAGTTGTCGTTTCTGTAGGACATAG CGACGCTGCATTAGAAcaggcagaagaagcgtTTGACAAAGGCGCTCGTATGATCACCCACTTGTTCAA TGCTATGCCACCAATCCATCATCGTGATCCAGGGGTAGTCGGCATGCTCGGCCACCCTACTCGTCGTCCATATTTTGGAATCATCGTCGACGGATTACACTCTCATCCCAACACGGTCCGAATGGCTTATGGTGCTTGTAAAGAAGGCTGTGTCCTCGTTTCTGACG CGCAAAGTATCATGGACCCCTCGCAGCCCGATGGAGTTATTGATTGGCGACCAGGACTTCGATTTAGGAAAGAAGGTCTCAAAGTCCTTGTGGACGGTACTTCTACCTTGGCAG ATGGTCGTGGGGATGGACCGTAG